Genomic segment of Edaphobacter bradus:
CCCAGTGGTTCGAGCCGGGGCGATAGATGCCGAGGACCTTCTTCTGGCTGGTGCTGGTTGCGGTTGTCATGGTCGTTGTTGCTCCTTCCGGGGCCCGTTCGAGGCTCCCGATTGCTGCTTCGTGTTCAAAAACTCTGTTCGGTGGCGCGGCCTAGCTTCCGGAGAAGCGGCAGAAGAACGGCGCGGTCCGGGTCGCTGAAGCCAGCGACTGCCTGCTCCATCTCCTGTCGGTGCTGGGCGAAGGCACGTTCGATGAGCGCGCCGCCCTCGGGCGTGAGCTTGATGATTCGCGCGCGGCGGTCCGTGGCGTCGTCGCAGCGAGTCACAAGACCGCGTGCGACGAGGCGATCGACTGCAGTGGTCATCGACCCGCTGGTGAGCAGGACCTTTTCGCCCACCTGCTTCACGGTGAGCGGTCCCTTGTGGAGCAGGGCTTCGAGGACGCCGAAGTCCGAGGGCCCCATCTCAAAGCGCGCAATGCTGCGGGTGGAGTGGGCCTCCAAGGCTCGAGCCGCCTTCCAGAGGACGAGCCAGAGATGGATGCCGCTGAGGTCGGGTTGTTGTGCTGGGTTCGACATAGCTTGATATAGAGATGCTTGATATCAAGCTAGAGATTCAAAGGACGGCTCTCCGGCGGGTGGGCTATGGAATCAGTTGGTTGCGTTTGATCCAGTGGCAGGACTCTGGACTTCCCACTCTGTATGTTGCGAATTGGAAGGGATTAACGGGTTGGCTGCTTCTGCCAGGTCCATGCGTACCAGACGATGAGTGTTGTCAGTGTGATTTCTACTAATGCGAAAAAGACATAGAAGTGCCAGCCACCTTTCATCGCCAGAATCATGATCACTGTGTAGACCGTGCCAAAAATGATATTCATCCAGCGATTCACACGTGGAGGCAAGGCGAGTGACAGAAACACCATGAGGCTCGGAATTGCCATGACCGCAGCCATCCCCAATAGGACCCCCTGGGAGACGGCACCGAGAGCCATCCTTCCGACGATCATTTCCTGCAGTTTCCCAGGCTGATAAAGCTCGAAGTAGTCTCCATAGATGTAGAAGAACATCACGGCAGACCACAATGCGAAGAGCTTGAACTTCACGTGGATCTTGATGTCATCGAACGCTGAGGTGGCCTTGTTATCTTGACTTGGCGACGCTGCTTCGATCCGTTCCATCATTTCAGTGCCTCCAGGAAGGGCTGCCTACCTATTTCAGCGGCCACACTGGCGAGAACCTAACGAGTTTCATTGGCCCCGGCTAGCAGCCTTTTCCTTACGCACAAGCACTCTACCGGATGTGCGCCGTCCTTAGAAGCACATACAAGGACGGCAGCTCCATAGTTCGACCTTTGTTGTAGCCGAAGCACGGACAAAGTCCTCCCGTCCGGAGTGACAGGGTCTTTGACGCTAACTGGTTGATTTACTGGCTGGCTAACTCGCTGGCTTGATGGACGGCTGGCTCGCTGACTGGAGGCCTTGCTGTCTCGCTCAGAATCGGCACGACCATCCCGAGGATGGGCCCGACGATCTCTGTGGCGGGAGGGCGGTCGGGGGTCTGGAACCACTGCTTTGCCGCGCCGTAGATCGCCCAGCTTGCAGCGGTGGCGACGATCTCGGGGGTGAGGGCGGGGTTCTGGAGGGGCTGGTTCTCGACGCCCTTGAGGATGGTGCGGCGGATGGCCGCGACGATGGCCGCGTCGATGAGAGGGTCGAAGGCACGCTGCTTGGTGCAGTCGCCTCCGGATTGGCTCTGGACGAGGTAATCGCAGGTGGCAAGAATGATGGCGCTGGCGGCCGAGGGGCAGGTTCCGTCGAAGCCGACGTTGCGCTCCGCCAACAGGTGGTGGAATCCGCCGGCGATCATGGCTTCGAGCAGGGCGAACTTGTCGGTGTAGTGGTCGTAGAAGGTGGCGCGGTTGACTGTCGCGGCATCGGTGATGTCCTGCACCGAAATCTCGTCTAAGCTCTTTGACTCCATGAGGTTGCGCAGTGCTCCCTGTAGGAGCTGCCGGGTGCGGCGGATGCGCGGGTCACGAACTTCGCAGTCTGAGATAGGCATAACTTCTAACGATTAGAGGCTACCAGAAGAAAAAAGAATCTTAAATCGACAATTGTCGTCTACTCTGTTAACGACACCCGTTGGTTAGACGGCTTCTGTCGCACAAAGGAGATTTAGATTTATGGCTACGCTGCTACATGTCGATTCAAGTCCGCTGCAGAGCTCGATCAGCCGCGAGCTGACGAATGAGTTTGTGAAGACCTGGCAGGCGAAGAACCCCGCCGGTAAGGTGATCGCGCGCGACCTCGCGGCTAACCCGTCGAAGCCGCTGAACCAGACGTGGATTGGCGCCGCGTTCACGCCCGAGGGCGGACGCACCGAGGAGCAGAAGGCCGTGCTTGCGCCTTCGGACGCTCTGATTGCCGAGCTCGAGAAGGCCGATGAGATCGTGATCGGTGTTGCGATGCACAACTTCAGCATTCCGTCGGTCCTCAAGCTCTACATCGACCAGGTGGTCCGCAGCGGAAAGACCTTCGCCTACGGCGCGAACGGACCGCAGGGCCTGCTGCAGGGCAAGAAGGCAACGGTTCTGGTTGCCAGTGGCGGCGTGTATGAGGCGGGAACCCCTGCCGGCACGATGAACTTTGTCGAGCCTTATCTGCGCGCGGTGCTCGGCTTCATCGGAATCACCGATGTGCGGTTTGTGACCGCCGGCGGCGCGGCCCAGATCATGATGGGCGCTGTCGATCGCGAGTCGTTCCTGAAGCCGACGTTGGAGCAGGTTCGCGCACTGGCTGCCTAAGCCTGGGCGTTGCTCTCCAGCAAGAGCAAAAGACGTTTGAAGACAAGAAGGCGGAGTCCGCTCGATGGGAGCGAGCGGACTCCGCCTTTCTTGCTTGTGCTCAGGCAGCTTCGAAGCCGGCGCTGGAGCAGGTAAGGGCGCTGGCGGCGTAAAGGCAGAGAGTGGAAACGCAGGCGGAGTCTGCTTGTTGAGCGGACTCCGCTCTATCGCGAGGAGAGTCACTGCTGCGCTCCTGGGCCCATCAATGCCCTGAGCGGCATCAAGGGTCCGACCGGAATGTACTGGTAATCCATCAACTGTTCCTTCGCGAGCGGCAGCGTTTCCATAACGGCTCGTGCCTCGTCCTCGGTCTTCGCGTCGACCAGAAAGACGACGCCTTTGCCATCGCCGCGCGAATACCACTCGCGGATCTTCCCGTCGAGGTAGAGCTTCACGGTTGCCCGAACCTCTTCCGGGATGACAGCCATGATTTGTTGAGAGGTTACGCCCTGCCTAGGAGTCAGAATGACCAGCACTTCGGTGGTTTTAGGTATGGCTACGCCGGGCACGCCTGAGGCGGCCGCGGGCTGCGATTGCGCTGTACACGCTGCCGGTAGCATTGCGATGAGAAAAGCGATCATAAATTTCATCGGTTAGCCTCGGTTCCTGGATTGGTTCTTGGGTTGGTCGTTCCTGTGGTTTTTTGAATGGCGGTGTCCCATCATCCAGTCAGTTGAAAAGTTTTTATGCCGCGGATAGACCAGGCTGTTTTGTAACGCCGCTGTAGTTCTCAGCCGGCCAGCGCCTTGCCTGTGCGATCGAGATGATGTGGATGATAAGAAACAGCGGTACACCGAAGGTGGGGATGAAGCTCATCGGCAGCACCGTCATCGGCGCTGTGGGGATCCCATTCGGCTCCAGAATGCCAACGGCTGCGCCGAGCGAGAGCGCATTGACGAGGTCCGCGACTCCAAATAAATTCCATCGGATGAAGCCCGAGCGCGAGCGCTGGGCCGCCAGCCGCGCACCGACCGGCAATGCCGTGAGTCCAATCGCCATGTCTCCCAATCCCGCGGGCAGAGCGAACAGGCCGGGCAGAATTCCGTACGCATACAGCACGACGAAGACGAATCCCGCCCATCGAAACGAATGGATTGTGCTGAGCGTGCGCGGATCGATGGAGAGCACGAATTCGCGGAATGGCTTCGACGTTAGATACCAGATCGTGAAGATCGAGATCGGAACAAGAACCGCGAGCAGTAACGCAATGGGCGGCTGTCCTGGAGCGGTCTGGTACAGGTGGAACGACGATGCAGTGACGGCGAATATAGACCAGCCTGCGATGAGCCAGGCCACGACGCTTCTGTAATTGGTTTGGCCGTGAGTGGTTTGGGTGTGGGTCATGACGCGTCTCCTTGCGCCGCTAAGTCTCCGGCGCAGTTGTTGCTACGTTGGTGACTGTATCGGCGAGAGCCATGAGCTGCTCCCACCGCGAGTTGCCGAGCTGTCTCTGCAGCTTGCTTTGGATTTGCTCCCATAAGGGGAGCGCGCGCTTGAACAGGGCCTTGCCTTCAGAAGTCATGCTGATGCGCCACTCGCGGCGGTCGTCGCCGTGGCGCTTTGTCACCCAACCCTCGCGGATCATGATGGCGAGTGTGCGGGTCAGCGTCGTGCTGTCCATCGCGAGTATCTGGCCAAGCTGCCCCTGCGTCACATCGCCCGCAAGGGTAAGCACCTGCAGGATGGTGAATTGCGAGGACCGCAGGCCCGTGGGCCGGAGCGCCTCTTCGTAGATCTGGGTGAGTGCGCGGGAGGCTCGGCGAAGAGTGGCGCAAGTGCAGGGAAGGGCCGGGATTTGGAGCTCAGTCATGGTGTTATTGCAGTAGATGTATATGCATCTATTTTGGACGCACGAAAGTGGCGATTTTTTGGGGGGCTTCTAAATACAGAACCGGCGGTTTTTCGTGGCCTCCAGTGGCCGGAGAGGTTTAGTATTCCGCGCATGCTTGGAGGACGTAGTTGGGAGAGCTGGATCGCCGAGTATTCACAGAGCCATCAGCATCCGCTGAACAGGCTGACCCACACCTTTGGGATTCCGATGATCATCCTGTCGCTCGCGCTGTTCGTCGTCGCGATCGTGTGGCACGGAGTTCTGTGGTGGGCGGTGGGGTTGTTTGTGGTGGGATGGGCGCTGCAGTTCATCGGGCACGCGTTCGAGGGCAAGCCGCCGGAGTTCTTCAAGGACTGGCGGTTCCTGCTGGTGGGCTCGCGGTGGTGGGCGGCGAAGATAAGAGGCAAGGCGTAGGTCCTCCGCTTCCGGGGCGCTTGACCAGCTAGTTCTATATCGAACAGAGCGGCTCTAATGCTTTGGAGTAAGGCTATATGTGAGATTAGGAATATCGCTTTCGACGACGAGCGGGCTTGTCAGGGTTTCTCCGGTGCTCGTAGCGCCGCTGTCCTGCTTACTTGCGTGCGTCACTATCCGAACAAGATATGAGCCCTCAGGAATGTAATTGAAGACAAAACTCCCATCCAAGATAAATACCGAACGTAGTGTCGTTCCGTCTTCGGGGTCCAGTAGAGTGATCTCGCCCGACGTAACGGCACGCTCGTCGGGCTTGATTGTGACAGTGCCTCGAAGTGAATGCAGCCCGGTAGTGGGGATGGTGATATCGACGTCAGTGCGGGATTCACCTTCATGGAGCTCGATAGGCATGGCGTCGTAAAGTCTGTACTTATTACCGTTGTAAACGCGCAGAGCGTTCTGTGTGGTAAGTACGGCAGTTACTGAATGGTTGTTAAGGATGTTCTGAGGAAGAGCGACAGCCTCGGGCAGACTGACTTCAACGATGTATCTTCCTGGAGGCAACCCAGGCTGATAAAAGCGTCCTCGATCGTCGGTCTGTGGGTCGAATCCGAGTGGAGCCATAGCACCCTTGCCGGCACTGCTATGGAATATCTTCCATTGTCTATTGCCATCACGGCGATAGAGATGAACGCGCACATCGATGCCTGGGCCACCATCGTCGTAATGAACCGTGCCGCTAAGCGAAGCACCTCGTGACAGACTTAGATTGGCAATAGCCGTAGTACCCGGCTCGACTGTAATGCGTGAAAGAGCTGCATCGGCGCCCTGAGCTGTGAGAGAGGGATTGCCCTGAAACTCACTGATCACAAGGTCATATGGTGAGATGTAACCAGCGAGCATGCCGAGGATGTAATAGTCCCCAGGAACGACGCCGTCGATCTGGTACGCACCATCAATGTCTGTTTCAACGGAGTAGGAGTGAGTCTGTTGTGGTAATGAAACTCCGCTCGCATTAGTCGCTGGAGCGCTCTGGATGGTGACAGTGCCAAATCGACAAGGAGTGTGAGTGTCAGAGCAGGTTACATGCCCTGTAACTCTGCCTGTTGGCGGTGACTGGGCAAGCATTGCGTGGAACGCGAATGTTGCGAGCAGGCAGATCCCGTAAGCTCTCATGGCAGTTATGGTACTTCGAAAAATGAAGAGGAACGCGCTGCCCCTCATGGTTCGGAGACGATGGTTATGCCTGCGTTGTTGGCGGCGGCGAGGATCGCTTCGGGGTCGAAGAGGAGAGTGCGGCCAGCTTCGATGGAAAGACAGGTGGCACCGGCGGCGCGCATGGTCTCGATGGTGCGGACTCCGATGACGGGGACGTCGAAGCGCATGTCCTGATTGGGCTTGGCGACCTTGACGACGGTGAGGGAGCGGCGAAGGGTGGTCTCACCGGTGGGCTCGTCGTGTTCGAGAGTCCGGAAGAGTGCTCCGGCCCGCTCGATGGTGGCGTCGGTGCCTTCCATGGCTTCGACGGCGACGCAGGCCTGCGCGGCGATGACGACGGTCTGGCCGAGATCGTAGGCAGCCACTGCGCGAGCTACCGTGTGGCCGTAGGCGATGTCCTTCTGCTCCTCCTCGTCGGGGGCGCGCTGGGTGAGGACGCCGGGCTTGGCGAGCAACGGCTCAAGGTACTGGGTGGAGCTGATGAGCTCGATACCCTCGTCGGCGAGGACTTTCGCGACCGCGCCGAGGAGCATATCGGTGTTACGGGTGCGCAGGCTCATGAGCAGCTTGGCGAGCCGCCAGTCGGGGCGGATGGAGGAGAAGATCTGCTTGTGCTTCACCTGCCCGGCCATCACGGCGCGGGTGACTCCCTCGGCCTGGAAGGTCTCGATGAGGCGGGAGAGTTCGCCGAGGGAGAGCCAGTGCACGTGGATGTTCGGGTCGGCTGCGGCGCGGGAGTCGATCTCCGGGTCAGTCTCTTCTTTGATGGCTGCGACGACGACGGTGAGTCCGTGGGCACGTGCGGCGTCGAGAAGGAGGAATGGGAAGTGGCCGTTTCCGGCAATGAGGCCGAGTTTTTGCATTCGCTTACTTTAAAGCATGACGGCGGTTACGCCTTGTGTTGCGCGCTCACTCCGCCGTTCCTGCCATCTGCAGCGCATCGGCTGGGGGATCGAATTTCCATACCGACGCCGGAATGTTCTGGTTGGGTCCGAAGTCCGTCACGTAGTCGGAATATCTTTTGCTGTCTTGCGGAGTGGCGCCGACGAAAGTTGCTTCCACCTTGAGAGGAACCTTGTACTCTCGCGAGACCCAAAGGCGCAGCGTGTTGTCGTGCAGGGTTCCATTCGAGGCGCTCTGTAAGACCTTTACGTCCACGATGTCGCAGGGATAGCTGCGGCCCGCAATCGTCAGTGGCTCCATTCCCGCGAGTTTCGCCGACGTCGTCACCGATGGCAGATTTGCGTTGCTCAACTGCCGCGCCAGCCCCGGGAAGGCGTTCGAGAAGAGTGCCGCGGGGGCGCCTCCGGCCCGCTTCGAATACATCCGGTCGCCACCGTTGTAGACCCACGTCGTTGAGCCGTCGGACACGATTGTTTCGCTGCGCTGGTACTGCTGGCTCTCGGCTCGGACATGCCCCGGCCGCAGCACCCACGTCTTTATATAGGCGTGGGTGGTCTGGTTGTAGTGCGGCGTGACGCTCGTGATGTCCACCTGATGGGAGACCTCAAAACGGTCGATTGACTGCACCGCTCGAGCTTGTTGTTGCACGAGCGCGCGTGCCGCATCCGCGACATCTCCGGCGTCCTGGGTCTTGGCTCCCTGGGACCTGGCACGATGGGTGTCCGATGTTTGCGCGCCGAGGGCGAGCGCGCTGCAGAGGGCGGCAGCGAATACAGGAAGAGAGACGCGATAACGCATAGGTTTGTTCCGTAGATTTGTTCCGTAGAAAGGTAGGAAAGGGGCACGGGCTCATCGACCCGTGCCCGCACAAGCATTACGGTTCTTGCACGAGCTGGAACATCTGTGCGCCCGTACCGTTGCAGGTGTATTGGTCGAGCTGCACACCGTTCTGGGTCGATGCTCCGGGCACATCCACGCAGAGGCCGCTGTAGCGGTTCACAAGCTGGAAGTTCGCGCCGACTTGCTGTGGCATCCACTGCTGGTTCGCGCCACCGCCGTAGGCCCACTGTTGCAGGCCGGTGCCAGGAGAAGTGGACCAGTTCGTGTCGTCGAGCGCCAGGCCGGAGTTGCGGTTGATGATCTTGTAGTAGCCGCTGTCGGTGGGCACCAGTTGCCACTCCTGGTTGACCTGGTCGGTGCCGCACTGCCACTGCTGCACCGTCGTGCCATTTGTGGTGCCAAAGCCGGTGTCATCCATGCAGGAACCGCTGTTCTGGTTGATGACCTGGTACCAGGCCCCGGAGTTGATCGAGCCCGCGCCGCCCTGCCATTTGCGGACGCGGACGTAGTCCACCTTCATCGTCGCCGGCCATGGAGTGTTGGCGTCCGGTCCGGGGTTTGGCCAGTTACCGCCAACCGCGAGGTTGTAGAGCAGGAAGAAGTTGCCGTTGTCGAACTCCCATGTGCCGCCGCTGCTGCTCGGCGTCAGAGTGACGAACGGATGGGTGTAATCATCCACAAAAAACTGCACGGTCTGCGGGAACCAGTTAGCGCCGTAGATGTGGTACGCGCTGTTGATCGGCGAAGACACGTGCGTCTGGTTGCCGGTGTTGAAGTTATTGGCTCCGTGCAGGCTGGACTGGATCGTGCTGTTGCCCATCTGCGGGACGTTTTCCATGATGTCGATTTCGCCGCACGCCGGCCACTGCGTTCCGCTAAAGATGGAGTTGCCGAGCATCCAGAAGGCGGGCCATAGTCCGTCGCCATACGGCAACTGCATGCGAGACTCGATCAAGCCGTACTGTGTCGAGACGTTCGGATACGTGCGCATACGGGCTGACGTGTATGTGCTGCCCACGGGGAAGGCTGCGATGACCAGGTTGCCGTTGCCGTCCTGATAGGCGTTGGGGTTGCTTGAACTGCAGGGATATGTGTTGTTGCCGTATGGACAGTAGTACTCGAGTTCATTATTGCCCCACCCGGCGGGGTTGCCCCTCCCCGTCTCCATGAACCAGTTGTAGGTGTTAGGGGAGCCGTAGGCTCCGTTGAACTCGTCGCTCCAGGTTGTGTTGTAGACCTGTGCCTGCGACCGTTGATTGCCGAAGACGATGACTGCCGCCAGTGCCACGGCCGCCGCCATGAACCGTTTGAAGATCATGTATTTTGCTCCTGTGATGGACTCACGACTCAGCATTTTCACCACGAGATTGGCGCGCAAACCGCACGCCAATCTTTAGAACCAGTTACAAAACCTACACAGTCCGTATTTTTCTGCGCTGAAGACTATCGTTTGTCTTCCTGAATTTTGTCAAGTACAAAATGGCAAGATATTTTCACCACACGTGAGTTCAACTCCACCTGTCGCAGCAAATGGATAGCGGAATTAAGGAATTTTGCGATCGCAGCTCACTGAGAGTGCTTCTCAAGAGCAAGAGCCGCGCAGTGGGGCGCCGAGATGCCGACCCATTGGTACACAGCTTCTCAATCCCGTCGTATGTACCGGGAAATGGCGCGGGCGTCGAATGAATGGGTGGCTCTTTCACACCGATGGCGCTCACCTGAACAGCCGGCGAGGAATGATCGCAGCGAATCTTGTTCAGGAGTTCATTGAGGCTAATGTTCGCCAGGTTAATATTTTGCCGCAGCTTCGTCAGCAAGACGGATAGCGCGACCGGTTTGGGCGGAACGGCGGGCGGCGTCGAGGATGCGGACTACGGTGACGTTTGTATCGAGCGAGGTTAGGTCGTGTTGCGGTTGCAGCTTGCCGGAGAGGACGGCGGCGAGATAGTTGAGTGAGTTGTCGTGCGGCGCTGTGAGTGGTGGCGCGGTTTCGGTGCGCTCAGAGGTTTCGCCGGGTAGACGAAGGCGGATGTTGTCGCCGTGCGCGCTGTTGAGATAGACGGTGTCGACGAAGCCCTTTGCGCCGTAGACCTCCATATCCTTGCGGTCGAAGGGCCAGTTCCATGAGCCTTGAATGATGGCCTGGGCGTGCGGGTAGGTGAGGATGATGGTGCTGTCGTCGTCGACATTTGGATACACGCCAGGTTTGATGTGCAGAGTGACGGCGGTGACGGTAAGAGGCAGCTCACCGTGCATGAACCAGGTGGCGAGGTCGACGCCGTAGCAGCCGAAGTCGAAGAGTGCGCCTCCGCCGTTTTGTTTCGGGTCGGTGAGCCAGGAGAGGAACTCGGGGCCGACGCCGATCTCCTTGGGGCCGCGGTGGCCGTCGTGGACGACGAGCTTGCGCAGGTCGCCGATCTTGCCGCTGGCGAGGATGTCGTAAGCGGCGGTGTTGGAGGCGTACCACGTGGTCTCGTAGTTGGT
This window contains:
- a CDS encoding FMN-dependent NADH-azoreductase — protein: MATLLHVDSSPLQSSISRELTNEFVKTWQAKNPAGKVIARDLAANPSKPLNQTWIGAAFTPEGGRTEEQKAVLAPSDALIAELEKADEIVIGVAMHNFSIPSVLKLYIDQVVRSGKTFAYGANGPQGLLQGKKATVLVASGGVYEAGTPAGTMNFVEPYLRAVLGFIGITDVRFVTAGGAAQIMMGAVDRESFLKPTLEQVRALAA
- a CDS encoding carboxypeptidase-like regulatory domain-containing protein, which produces MRAYGICLLATFAFHAMLAQSPPTGRVTGHVTCSDTHTPCRFGTVTIQSAPATNASGVSLPQQTHSYSVETDIDGAYQIDGVVPGDYYILGMLAGYISPYDLVISEFQGNPSLTAQGADAALSRITVEPGTTAIANLSLSRGASLSGTVHYDDGGPGIDVRVHLYRRDGNRQWKIFHSSAGKGAMAPLGFDPQTDDRGRFYQPGLPPGRYIVEVSLPEAVALPQNILNNHSVTAVLTTQNALRVYNGNKYRLYDAMPIELHEGESRTDVDITIPTTGLHSLRGTVTIKPDERAVTSGEITLLDPEDGTTLRSVFILDGSFVFNYIPEGSYLVRIVTHASKQDSGATSTGETLTSPLVVESDIPNLTYSLTPKH
- a CDS encoding Gfo/Idh/MocA family protein, yielding MTPLSLLRLFFATLLITYSSFAQTTPPIRVAIVGLVHGHVQGFLHDLSSHPEITLVGIAEPDAALRQTYINRTHLPEKLFFSSEAEVLKSTHPQAILVYTSIAGHRAAIEQAAPLHIAAMVEKPLATTYEDALAIQHLSEQYHVPVLTNYETTWYASNTAAYDILASGKIGDLRKLVVHDGHRGPKEIGVGPEFLSWLTDPKQNGGGALFDFGCYGVDLATWFMHGELPLTVTAVTLHIKPGVYPNVDDDSTIILTYPHAQAIIQGSWNWPFDRKDMEVYGAKGFVDTVYLNSAHGDNIRLRLPGETSERTETAPPLTAPHDNSLNYLAAVLSGKLQPQHDLTSLDTNVTVVRILDAARRSAQTGRAIRLADEAAAKY
- a CDS encoding LpxI family protein, which encodes MQKLGLIAGNGHFPFLLLDAARAHGLTVVVAAIKEETDPEIDSRAAADPNIHVHWLSLGELSRLIETFQAEGVTRAVMAGQVKHKQIFSSIRPDWRLAKLLMSLRTRNTDMLLGAVAKVLADEGIELISSTQYLEPLLAKPGVLTQRAPDEEEQKDIAYGHTVARAVAAYDLGQTVVIAAQACVAVEAMEGTDATIERAGALFRTLEHDEPTGETTLRRSLTVVKVAKPNQDMRFDVPVIGVRTIETMRAAGATCLSIEAGRTLLFDPEAILAAANNAGITIVSEP
- a CDS encoding LolA family protein, with product MRYRVSLPVFAAALCSALALGAQTSDTHRARSQGAKTQDAGDVADAARALVQQQARAVQSIDRFEVSHQVDITSVTPHYNQTTHAYIKTWVLRPGHVRAESQQYQRSETIVSDGSTTWVYNGGDRMYSKRAGGAPAALFSNAFPGLARQLSNANLPSVTTSAKLAGMEPLTIAGRSYPCDIVDVKVLQSASNGTLHDNTLRLWVSREYKVPLKVEATFVGATPQDSKRYSDYVTDFGPNQNIPASVWKFDPPADALQMAGTAE
- a CDS encoding DUF962 domain-containing protein encodes the protein MLGGRSWESWIAEYSQSHQHPLNRLTHTFGIPMIILSLALFVVAIVWHGVLWWAVGLFVVGWALQFIGHAFEGKPPEFFKDWRFLLVGSRWWAAKIRGKA
- a CDS encoding TetR/AcrR family transcriptional regulator — its product is MPISDCEVRDPRIRRTRQLLQGALRNLMESKSLDEISVQDITDAATVNRATFYDHYTDKFALLEAMIAGGFHHLLAERNVGFDGTCPSAASAIILATCDYLVQSQSGGDCTKQRAFDPLIDAAIVAAIRRTILKGVENQPLQNPALTPEIVATAASWAIYGAAKQWFQTPDRPPATEIVGPILGMVVPILSETARPPVSEPAVHQASELASQ
- a CDS encoding RICIN domain-containing protein yields the protein MIFKRFMAAAVALAAVIVFGNQRSQAQVYNTTWSDEFNGAYGSPNTYNWFMETGRGNPAGWGNNELEYYCPYGNNTYPCSSSNPNAYQDGNGNLVIAAFPVGSTYTSARMRTYPNVSTQYGLIESRMQLPYGDGLWPAFWMLGNSIFSGTQWPACGEIDIMENVPQMGNSTIQSSLHGANNFNTGNQTHVSSPINSAYHIYGANWFPQTVQFFVDDYTHPFVTLTPSSSGGTWEFDNGNFFLLYNLAVGGNWPNPGPDANTPWPATMKVDYVRVRKWQGGAGSINSGAWYQVINQNSGSCMDDTGFGTTNGTTVQQWQCGTDQVNQEWQLVPTDSGYYKIINRNSGLALDDTNWSTSPGTGLQQWAYGGGANQQWMPQQVGANFQLVNRYSGLCVDVPGASTQNGVQLDQYTCNGTGAQMFQLVQEP
- a CDS encoding MarR family winged helix-turn-helix transcriptional regulator, with translation MSNPAQQPDLSGIHLWLVLWKAARALEAHSTRSIARFEMGPSDFGVLEALLHKGPLTVKQVGEKVLLTSGSMTTAVDRLVARGLVTRCDDATDRRARIIKLTPEGGALIERAFAQHRQEMEQAVAGFSDPDRAVLLPLLRKLGRATEQSF
- a CDS encoding MarR family winged helix-turn-helix transcriptional regulator, giving the protein MTELQIPALPCTCATLRRASRALTQIYEEALRPTGLRSSQFTILQVLTLAGDVTQGQLGQILAMDSTTLTRTLAIMIREGWVTKRHGDDRREWRISMTSEGKALFKRALPLWEQIQSKLQRQLGNSRWEQLMALADTVTNVATTAPET
- a CDS encoding DUF6326 family protein, whose amino-acid sequence is MMERIEAASPSQDNKATSAFDDIKIHVKFKLFALWSAVMFFYIYGDYFELYQPGKLQEMIVGRMALGAVSQGVLLGMAAVMAIPSLMVFLSLALPPRVNRWMNIIFGTVYTVIMILAMKGGWHFYVFFALVEITLTTLIVWYAWTWQKQPTR